In bacterium, the genomic window CTGGAAAAGGTGGACATTCACGCGACCGTCCGGGGCGGCGGTCTCAGCGGACAAGCGGGTGCCGTGCGGCTCGGCATATCCCGGGCACTGACGGCGATGGACGAGTCGTTCCGCGCAATTCTTCGCAAGAACGACCTGATGACGCGTGACCCGAGAATGCGCGAGCGCAAGAAGTACGGCCGGCCGGGCGCACGCAAGCGGTTCCAGTACTCGAAACGATAGTCGGCGATTTCGCCGTTTTCCGATCATCCGGCTGCGGATTCCGCGGCCGGCATACCACTCACCCGCCCGGATCGGAACCGGGTGTCCGCTGCCATGAAAATGGTGGCAGATTGCGTTCCGAGATGATGGGCGGGGTCGCTCAAACCCAGGAGCTTGGATGTCAACCGTAACGTTGCAGCAGTTGCTTTTGGCCGGCGCTCACTTCGGGCATTTGACCCGACGCTGGCACCCCAAGATGAAGCCGTTTATTCTTACCCAGAAGAACGGCATCCATCTGATTGATCTCCGCAAGACTCAGGAATGTGTCGAGAAGGCCTGTGCCGCGCTCAAGGAAATTGCCAGTCGCGGTGAGCAGGTCTTGTTTGTTGGTACCAAGACGCAAGCCCGCGATATTATGCTGGCGGAAGCCAGTCGCGCGGGAATGCCGTATGTCAAAGAGCGTTGGCTGGGCGGCTGCCTGACCAACTTCCAGACGATCCGTCAGGGAATCAAAACCCTGAATTCGCTCGAGAAGAAAATGACCGACGGCACGTTCGAAAAGATCTCCAAGAAGGAGCGTCTGATGATCGAACGCCGCCGCTCGAAACTTCTCGTGTCTCTGGGCGGAATCCGCGAGATGAATCGTATTCCGGGTGCGGCCTTTGTGGTGGATATCCGCCGCGAGCGGATCGCGGTGGCGGAGGCCAAGCGGTTGGGGATTCAGGTGGTGGCCATTGTGGACACCAACGTTGACCCCGATATCGTTGACTTTCCGATACCGGCCAATGATGATGCCTTCAAGTCCATCGCACTGGTCACGCGGGCCCTGACGGATTCGATCATCGAAGGTGCCACGGCCTATCGGGCCAGTGCGCACCTGCGTGAGGCAACCAAAGATACCTCCGCCCGCGACCACGAACATCGTGAAGGCCGTCCCCGAGACGCGCGTGGTGCGGGGGACCGCGATCCGCGCCGCCGTCGGGTGCGACGGCCCGGTGAACGACCCGGTGAGCGGCCCGGCGAACGGAGCGCGCAACCGCGCGAAGATGTGAAGCCGGAGCCACCGCCACCGCCGGTGTCGGCCGAGGCTCCCGCCAAGGGTGAGCAGCCCGCTCCCGGCGGCGAGCAAGATACGCAGTAATCGTTTTCGCATAAACCATCATTCAACGCTAAGACAACCGCAGAGGAAATTGTGGCTGATACCGGGATTAATGCTGCTTTGGTAGCCGAATTGCGCCGCGAGACCGGCGCCGGCATGATGGATTGCAAGAAAGCTCTTCAGGAATCGGGCGGCGATAAAGAGAAGGCTCTGGATTACCTTCGCAAGAAGGGGATTGCCGCGGCGGCGAAGCGGGCTGATCGCGCGGCGACGGAGGGGATCGTCGTCTGTGCCGTGAGCGCGGATGCGAAGACGGCGGCCCTCGTCGAAATCAACAGCGAGACGGACTTCGTGGCCCGAAATGAATTGTTCCGTGAGTTCGGCAACGGCGTGGCGAAGTTGATCCGCGATTGGGAGTCGGCTGACGGCAAGACGACGGAAGACGTGCTCAAGCTGTCGTTGCCCGGCGGACTGACGGTGCAAGACGCGCTGAACGAACTTATCGGCAAGATTGGCGAGAAAATGGCGGTGGGCCGATTTGCGAAGCTAAGCGTTGCCGGCGGCATGATCGGGACCTATATACATTCCGACTCTAAGCTGGGCGTGCTCGTCGGCTTGGATGAGGCGGACCCAACGCACCCCGAGGTGAAGACCCTGGCCCGCGATCTGGCGATGCAGGTGGCCGCGTCCTCGCCGCAGGTGGTCAGCCGTGAAGACATTCCGGCGGAGAAAACCGAATACGAGCGCGGCATCGAAACGGAGCGTGCCCGCACCGAAGGAAAACCGGACGCGGCTCTCCCGAAGATCGTCGAGGGACGCCTCAATAAGTGGTTTGCCGAGGTGGCTCTTCTCGAACAACCCTTCGTGAAGGATCCCAAGGTCGCGGTTCGTGACTTGATCGCACAGACGGCGAAATCGTCGGGCAAGCCGATCAAGGTCACGTCATTCGTACGAATCCGGGTAGGCGCCTGAGCGAGTTTGAGCGTGACGTCGCCGAGATACCGTCGTATCCTGCTGAAGCTGTCCGGCGAGGCGCTGGTCGGTAGACGCGAGTATGGTATTGATCCCGATACCCTGAGGGCGATGGCGGAGGAAATCGCCGAAGTCCACGCGCAAGGCATCGAAATCGGTATCGTCATCGGCGGGGGAAACATCTTTCGCGGACTGAAGGGCGCAGCCCAGGGAATGGATCGCGTCAGCGCCGATCAGATGGGTATGCTGGCGACCGTCATCAACTCGCTGGCGTTGCAGGATTCTCTGGAAGGTCTCGGAGTATATACGCGCGTCCAGACGGCGATTCCCATGCAGACGGTGGCCGAGCCACTGATCCGACGGCGAGCGTTGCGACACCTGGAAAAGGGACGCATCGTCATTTTCGCGGCCGGAACGGGAAGTCCGTTCTTCTCGACCGACACGGCGGCGGCCCTGCGGGCGAAGGAGATCAAGGCTGACGTGCTGATGAAGGGAACGAAGGTGGACGGGATCTATACGGCTGACCCGGTGACCGATCCTGCCGCCACGATGTTCGACCGAATCGGCTACCTTGAAGTGGTGGATCGCGGATTGAAGGTGATTGACTCGACGGCCGTCACCTTTTGCATGGAGAACGCGATTCCCATTCATGTGTTCAATTTCAAGACTCGAGGCAACCTGCAACGTATTATTGCAGGTGCGAATATCGGAACCCTGATCAGCCGGTGACCGAATCATGATCAAGGAGATTCTTGCCGACTGCGAGATCCGGATGAACAAGTCTGTGGAGATGCTGCGCCAGGAATTCACTCACATCCGTACCGGCAAAGCGTCCATCGGGCTTGTCGAACCGATCAAGGTCGAAGCTTATGGAAGCGAAATGCCGCTCGCACAGGTGGCTTCGATTTCCACGCCGGATCCCCGAACCATTGTGATTCAGCCGTGGGACAAGTCCACCTTCGGACCGATCGAGAAGGCGATTCAGAAGTCCGATCTGGGCCTGCATCCGATGAACGACGGGACGGTGATTCGCCTGTCCATTCCGCCCCTCACGGAAGAGCGTCGTCGAGAACTGGTCAAGCTGGTCAAGAAGTACACCGAGGATGCGAAGGTCGCCATCCGCAACATCCGCCGCGACGCCAACGAACACGTCAAACGTCTTGAAAAGAACCACGAGATTTCCGAAGACGAGAGTCACAAGACGCAGGATCGCGTTCAAGAGATGACCGACAAACACATCAAGGACATGGATCATCTCTTCGAACTGAAGGAGAAGGAGATTCTCGAGGTGTGAGTGACGCCGGCGGCGGCATGACCTCGGCACGCGTACCATGATGAATCCCGTATCGGTGACGCGCGCGGAAGAACTTCTGCGCAGCGCGTGTAAGAAGCAAGTGGCGGTGATGGGCGACTTCATGCTCGATCGTCACTTGAAGGGGAGAGTTCGTCGGATCAGCCCGGAGGCGCCGGTGCCGGTGGTCGAGATCGAGTCCGAAACGACGGGACTGGGGGGAGCGGGAAACGTCGTCAACAATCTTGCATCGCTGGGCGTTCGACCGTTGGCCTTCGGAGTGGTGGGGGACGACGCGGCCGGGCAGGTTCTCATCGGCCATCTCGAAACGATCCGCGCGGCGACCGATGGAGTGATCGTCTGTTCGTCTCGAAAGACGACGGAAAAGACGCGAATCATCGCCCACGATCAGCACGTCGTGCGGGCGGATCGCGAGACTCCCGACGCCATTTTGCGGGCGGATGAGGATCGGATTCTATCGGCGTTGGAATCGGCGATCTCGTCGGTGCAGGCGCTGATTCTGCAGGACTACAACAAAGGCGTCTTAACGGAACATTGCATCACTTCGGCGCTTCGCATCGCCCGGAAGCACAACGTACCCACCTACGTTGATCCCAAGTTCGAACGATTTTTCGACTACCAGCGGACGCACCTGTTCAAACCGAACATCCCCGAACTCTCGGCCGCCCTCGGGATCAGCATTCGCACGGATGAGGAATTGCACGGCGCGGCGCGGCAACTCTATGAACGGATCCATCCTGAACTCATTCTCGTCACGCGCGGTGAAAAGGGGATGGCCCTGTTTTTAGGACCGGATGACGTGCGGCACGTGCCGACACGGGCCCAAAAAGTGCACGACGTTTCGGGCGCGGGAGACACCGTTCTCGCCACCTACGTCGCCGCGGAAATCGGGAGCGCGACGCCGCAAGAGGCGGCGGTGATCGCCAATGAGGCCGCCGGAATCGTCTGCGGCGAAGTGGGTGTGGTGCCGATTGATCGCGAACGGCTGTTGGACGT contains:
- the rpsI gene encoding 30S ribosomal protein S9; the protein is MKPTQYYATGRRKTAIARVWLTPGSGTVKVNNRDLLGHFRRDVLRMLIEKPLVVTDTLEKVDIHATVRGGGLSGQAGAVRLGISRALTAMDESFRAILRKNDLMTRDPRMRERKKYGRPGARKRFQYSKR
- the rpsB gene encoding 30S ribosomal protein S2, which gives rise to MSTVTLQQLLLAGAHFGHLTRRWHPKMKPFILTQKNGIHLIDLRKTQECVEKACAALKEIASRGEQVLFVGTKTQARDIMLAEASRAGMPYVKERWLGGCLTNFQTIRQGIKTLNSLEKKMTDGTFEKISKKERLMIERRRSKLLVSLGGIREMNRIPGAAFVVDIRRERIAVAEAKRLGIQVVAIVDTNVDPDIVDFPIPANDDAFKSIALVTRALTDSIIEGATAYRASAHLREATKDTSARDHEHREGRPRDARGAGDRDPRRRRVRRPGERPGERPGERSAQPREDVKPEPPPPPVSAEAPAKGEQPAPGGEQDTQ
- the tsf gene encoding translation elongation factor Ts, with the translated sequence MADTGINAALVAELRRETGAGMMDCKKALQESGGDKEKALDYLRKKGIAAAAKRADRAATEGIVVCAVSADAKTAALVEINSETDFVARNELFREFGNGVAKLIRDWESADGKTTEDVLKLSLPGGLTVQDALNELIGKIGEKMAVGRFAKLSVAGGMIGTYIHSDSKLGVLVGLDEADPTHPEVKTLARDLAMQVAASSPQVVSREDIPAEKTEYERGIETERARTEGKPDAALPKIVEGRLNKWFAEVALLEQPFVKDPKVAVRDLIAQTAKSSGKPIKVTSFVRIRVGA
- the pyrH gene encoding UMP kinase produces the protein MTSPRYRRILLKLSGEALVGRREYGIDPDTLRAMAEEIAEVHAQGIEIGIVIGGGNIFRGLKGAAQGMDRVSADQMGMLATVINSLALQDSLEGLGVYTRVQTAIPMQTVAEPLIRRRALRHLEKGRIVIFAAGTGSPFFSTDTAAALRAKEIKADVLMKGTKVDGIYTADPVTDPAATMFDRIGYLEVVDRGLKVIDSTAVTFCMENAIPIHVFNFKTRGNLQRIIAGANIGTLISR
- the frr gene encoding ribosome recycling factor; protein product: MIKEILADCEIRMNKSVEMLRQEFTHIRTGKASIGLVEPIKVEAYGSEMPLAQVASISTPDPRTIVIQPWDKSTFGPIEKAIQKSDLGLHPMNDGTVIRLSIPPLTEERRRELVKLVKKYTEDAKVAIRNIRRDANEHVKRLEKNHEISEDESHKTQDRVQEMTDKHIKDMDHLFELKEKEILEV
- a CDS encoding bifunctional hydroxymethylpyrimidine kinase/phosphomethylpyrimidine kinase: MMNPVSVTRAEELLRSACKKQVAVMGDFMLDRHLKGRVRRISPEAPVPVVEIESETTGLGGAGNVVNNLASLGVRPLAFGVVGDDAAGQVLIGHLETIRAATDGVIVCSSRKTTEKTRIIAHDQHVVRADRETPDAILRADEDRILSALESAISSVQALILQDYNKGVLTEHCITSALRIARKHNVPTYVDPKFERFFDYQRTHLFKPNIPELSAALGISIRTDEELHGAARQLYERIHPELILVTRGEKGMALFLGPDDVRHVPTRAQKVHDVSGAGDTVLATYVAAEIGSATPQEAAVIANEAAGIVCGEVGVVPIDRERLLDVIGGRE